The following is a genomic window from Pseudomonadota bacterium.
ACTCCGCGCAACAGTAAGGACCCGCCACACCATAACCTGCCCACCTCGCGGGCTCCAAACGCCGCTGGCTGTGCTGCCCCTCCTCGAAATACCCGCAGCATTCCTCGTCGTCGCGCCTTGCCAGCCACGCCCGGTCCTCTGCGATCTGCACAGGTTATGGTGCGGCGGGTCCCTACTCGATCGGCTGCTGCTACCCGCGTTCGGGATTCTCGTTGCCGTGCTTGTGTGCTACCAAGGCGGCCATGGAGAACGCGAGTCGGGGGAGTGTCGCCACGACGCTCCCCCCACGATTCCGATCATCCTCGGGCTCTCGGTCCGATTTTGGAGACACTCCCAGATGAGCACGCTTCGGCAGGCGATATCGGACGGCGGGCAGCGCGATGCCCTGATCGAGGACGCGTGTGTGGTGCTGGACGCCGAGGTGGCAGACAAGAAGGGTCTGGCCGGGATCGCGGTCAAGACCGGGTACAAGGTGCTCAAGAGCTTCCAGCCCGGATTCGTCCGCAAGGCGGTTGCCTTCCTCTTGGACGACTTCCTGGATGCCCTGGATCCGATCTATCAGGAGGCGCTGGTGGATCGCGTGGCACCGGGAGCACACCTGAAGGCGAATCCTGCAAGGGTCGCTGACGCCCTGTTGGCCACGACGGACGAACGCGCACAGCGTGCCAGGTCCGAGCTCCTGAGGAAGACCTACTACAAGCTACGCCCAACGGCCAAACAGCACGTTGAAGCCTCGGTGCCCCGCTTGGGCGACCTGATGGCCAAGTACGCTGCTGCGTGACCCGCGTGACCCCAGAAAGCGAGGTTGGCTCTACCCGCGTTCAACGCCAGCCGCTGCCTGCGCATCAACTGCGCGCCCCTGTCGTGTCCAAGCGCTCGCTCGCGCGGAGCATGCCTCGAGCGCCAAGCGCCAACTTGCAAGTGCCGAAGATCACTAACCATTGACGTGTGCATTGCCCCCTGTATACTGGGACTCGATTCAACTTCGTATGTTCGTCCGCGGCGCTGGCACGCTGAACCGCACAATTGCCAGGGTTTGAGAACCGCACAGTTGCCAGGGTTTCTCGCCAACTTAGGGATTCCGCAGCGTCACGATCACGATGCCGTTCAGGATCACGCGTGTTGGACCACCAACCGGAAGGGTGAATCAGCCGACAATCGACAAGCTTGATGGGGAGTCAGTCTGCGATCCCCTCGGAGAAGACCGGGAATGACGCGCTTGCTGCTTCACACTTGGCTGCCCCAGTTGGTAATGGCGGCCTGCTGGCTTACCGGATCACAGGTCGCCGCGCAGGGGTGGCTCGCGGATCGAAGCCTGACCGAGGGCCAAGGCATTCGCGCCGGCAACCTCGAGCTGCACCCGGGAATCGGAACGGAAGTCGGTTACGACAGCAACGTGTTCCGGCACGAATCGGATCCCATCAGCAGTCCGATCCTCAGGGTGAGTCCCCACCTCGATGTTTCTACCTTGGGCCAGCAGCGCTCGGCCTCTCCCCGCAAGACCCCGCCGAGCGTGTCGTTTCGAGGCGGAATCGGCGCCCAAGCTTATCTGTACCTGGCGGACTACACGCCCCCCGCCAATTTCGAGGGCGATCTCAGCGGCGACCTGGTGATCAACCCGGAGCGACCCTTCTCGCTGGCGCTGACGGAACACCTCATCTACGGCTTCCGCCCGTTCGGCCAGGCCAACCCCCGCGCCGCGCTGCCCGACTACCGGCGCATCCAGAACCTGGCCGGTGCGCGAGCCCAGTTCGCGTCGGCCTCCGGGATGTTCCGCACCAGCCTCGGCTACACCTTTGGAGTCGACCGCTTCGTAGGTCAGGAGTTCCGCTGGGGCAGCAACCTCGAGCACGACGGCAAGCTCGAAACAAGCTGGAGTTTCCTGCCCTTCACTACCTTGCTGCACCAGCTGCAGATCACAAGGCGCTCCTACTCGGACACCACGGCCGGCATCGGATCGCCCCTGCTTCTGAGCAGCGGATCACGCGTGAGCTCGCGAATCGGCCTGCACGGGGCCATCACGCGCAAGCTTTCGCTGACCGTGCTCGCCGGCTACGCCGCCGGATTCTATGCGCTGGGGGACGATTTCGACGATATCGTTGGACAGCTGGAACTGCGCTGGAGCTCCAGCAGGACGACGTCCCTCGTACTTGGCTACGACCGCGGGGTGTTCAACTCGTTCCTCGGCAACTTCCGTCGAATCGACAAGGCCTATGCCAAAGCGCAAGCCCTGATGGGCGGACGCTTTCTCGTGCGAGCGGAGGTTTCGGGCGCGCTACACAGCTTTGGCGCCGTGCTGGGCACGGACTTGATCCAGGTAGGTCGCACATTGGACCGGCTGGACCCCACCATCGACGCAACCCTGTTCGCCGAATACCGGGCGGCCCACTGGTTTGGAATCAACACATCGCTAGCCTACCAGGCCAACCTGACCGACTACGAGTTCGATCTGCAGCGCCTCGGTGTGCCCACGGCGCCGATCACGGTGGACCCGGCCCGGTTCAACAGGCTGGAAGCCTGGCTCGGTCTCAGGGTGTTCTACTAGCCTCGAACTATCTGTTTCCGTCTAGGTTTGGACTCTGCGTGGTCCCACGGCCACCACCACCCGGTGTCCAAACCCGCCGTCCCACGTTGGTCCTGGCCACCTGAAACGCACCACTTCGCCTAGTACCTCGCCACAGGAATCCTGATCGTTTGGCCCCAGCCCTGGCGCCCGCTGGCGGCGTTGGGACCTCCTCGGCACTAGGTGCGCCTTGCCAGCGACCGCCAGCCCTCGACGCCAATCGATCACGACCCCTGGCAAGCGGTACTAGATCAACTGACCTGTAATCGTTTTGAAAACACGCCTTAGTCCTGACGGGGGACCTCTTCGGGATACGGCGCGTCGACGCTCACCTGGTCACGGGCGTCGTCGGGTCGGCCGTTGATCACGAAGGTCAGCACGGTGCCGAAGTACACAACCGCTGACAGCAGGGTGATGACGAACGTCTTGGTCGCCAGCTGGTCGGGCGAGATATCCTTGTGTGCCACGCGATCCTCCTCGGGCAGGCTTGGAAACATAGCAGCAAAGCCCGTCTACGCGAAGGCCCTTGTCGCATGGCAGGTCGCGCGCGCACCCGTGGACCCGGCGCAGGCCAGGGCTCGAGTCCTCGGCAGAGCGGGCGCGGTGGGGTATGTCCACCGGATGCTGCCACGGCTGGACCCAGAAGCGAGCCTGCATCGGGACTATGGGCGGTTCCTGGACGAGCTCGAGGCCCGAGGTTTCCGAGGCGAGGTAAGCAGGGATCATGCCAGCCGCCTCGTCGCGTCCACCGACAATAGCGTGTACCAGATCCTGCCGCAGGCCGTGGTCTTCCCCCGCGACCGCGAGGACGTGCTCACGCTGGCCCGCGTTGCCGGTGAAGCACGGTTTCGAAGCATCAAATTGAGCCCACGCGGGGGTGGCACCGGCACCAACGGACAGGCTCTGTGCAACGGTGTCATCGTGGATCTGTCACGCAACATGCGCACCATCCTGGAGCTCGACCTCGAGCAGGGCTGGGTGCGCGTCCAGCCCGGGGTCGTGCTGGCACAGCTCAACGCCTTTCTCAAACCCCACGGCGTTTTCTTTGCTCCCCACGTGTCGCCGGCCAACCGTGCGACCGTTGGTGGGATGGTCAACACAGACGCCTGCGGCAAGGGCTCACGAGTGCACGGCAGGACGAGCGACCATATTGTGGAGCTCGAGGTGGTGTTGATCGGGGGCGCACGCCTTGTTTCGCGTCGCCTGACCCTGCAAGAGCTGGCCGCACAGCGGCGATGCGACGACGTCGTCGGCCACGCCTACCGAACGGTCGACGCCATCGTGACGCAACAGCGCGAACAGATCGAGGCGCAATTCCCCAAGTTGCAGCGCTTCCTCACGGGGTACAACCTTGCGCACGTCTACTCGGCCGACCGAAGCCACTTCAACCTGAGCTACCTCGTGGCCGGTTCCGAGGGGACGCTCGGCTTCGTGACCGAGGCCAAGTTCAAGCTGACCCCGCTGCCGAAGGCCCGAGGTTTGGTGGCGATTCGCTACACGTCGTTCGACGCTGCTCTGAGGGCTGCCGCGCGCCTTGTACTGGCCAATCCCAGCGCCATCGAGACCGTAGACGACACGATCGTCGCCCTGGCCAAGAAGGACCCCGCATGGGCAAGCGTCGCCCATGTTCTCGATCGGGTCGACGAAACGCCGCTCAGGGCGATCAACCTCGTGGAGTTCGAAGCCGACAGCATCGAAGCGGTCGACGACAAGCTAGCAGCGCTCGGCCGCGAGCTTGACGCCGGGCTGGGTCGAGAGGACGCAGCAAGTGCATACACACTGGTCCGCAGCCGGGCCGATATCGAGGCTCTTTGGTCGCTGCGCAGCAAGGCTGTGGGACTGCTGGGGGCGCGCCCGGGAGACCGGCGGCCGATCGCGTTCGTGGAGGACACGGCGGTCCCGCCAGAGCGTCTGGCGGACTACATCCAGGAGTTCCGCGCCCTGCTCGACGAGCACGGTCTGCACTACGGAATGTTTGGACACGTAGACGTAGGTTGCCTGCACGTACGGCCCGCCCTCAACCTTCGCGACGAGCGCGACGAAGCCCTGCTGCGACCCCTTTCGGACAAGGTCGCGGCCCTGGTCAAGAGCTACGGCGGCATCATGTGGTCAGAGCACGGAAAGGGCTTCCGCAGCGAGTACAGCCCGATCTTCTTTGGCGCCGAGCTTTACCAAGAGCTGCGCAAGATCAAAGAAGCCTTCGACCCACACAATCAGCTCAATCCGGGAAAGCTTGCCGTACCGGTCTCGCGAAACGACGCTCTCGTGAGCGTGGATGCGACGAAACGCAGCCAGTTCGACCGCGAAATCGGGGCGGCCGCTCTGAAACGTTACGACGCCGCGGTCAACTGCAACGGCAACGGCGAATGCTTCGATTGGAATCCAGACACGGTGATGTGCCCCTCGGCCAAGATCACACAAGACCGCGTCCATTCGCCCAAGGGCCGGTCGAGCATCATGCGCGAGTGGCTGCGTCTGAGCAGCAGGGCAGGTTTCGACCTGGTCGCCGCCGCCGATCGCGCCAGGACCGCACGCTGGCCCGCTCGAGGGCGCCGAAATCGTGCTTGCGATGCGAACGATTTTTCCCATCAGGTGTACGACGCGATGAACGGGTGTTTGGCCTGCAAGGCTTGCGCCACCCAGTGTCCCCTCAACGTCGACGTGCCTTCCTTCCGGTCGGAGTTTTTTGCGCTCTACCACACTCGCTACGCCCGGCCGG
Proteins encoded in this region:
- a CDS encoding FAD-binding oxidoreductase; amino-acid sequence: MLPRLDPEASLHRDYGRFLDELEARGFRGEVSRDHASRLVASTDNSVYQILPQAVVFPRDREDVLTLARVAGEARFRSIKLSPRGGGTGTNGQALCNGVIVDLSRNMRTILELDLEQGWVRVQPGVVLAQLNAFLKPHGVFFAPHVSPANRATVGGMVNTDACGKGSRVHGRTSDHIVELEVVLIGGARLVSRRLTLQELAAQRRCDDVVGHAYRTVDAIVTQQREQIEAQFPKLQRFLTGYNLAHVYSADRSHFNLSYLVAGSEGTLGFVTEAKFKLTPLPKARGLVAIRYTSFDAALRAAARLVLANPSAIETVDDTIVALAKKDPAWASVAHVLDRVDETPLRAINLVEFEADSIEAVDDKLAALGRELDAGLGREDAASAYTLVRSRADIEALWSLRSKAVGLLGARPGDRRPIAFVEDTAVPPERLADYIQEFRALLDEHGLHYGMFGHVDVGCLHVRPALNLRDERDEALLRPLSDKVAALVKSYGGIMWSEHGKGFRSEYSPIFFGAELYQELRKIKEAFDPHNQLNPGKLAVPVSRNDALVSVDATKRSQFDREIGAAALKRYDAAVNCNGNGECFDWNPDTVMCPSAKITQDRVHSPKGRSSIMREWLRLSSRAGFDLVAAADRARTARWPARGRRNRACDANDFSHQVYDAMNGCLACKACATQCPLNVDVPSFRSEFFALYHTRYARPARDYFVAGLELALPRMGVCPRLFNSMLRARWFRSQLEKRISVVHTPLLSEHTVAAGLRQRGAPRYGAEQMMRKRPQDHHVLLLQDAFTTFYEAHIVLATYDLLSELGYKVWVLPFFENGKGLHLRGFLRRFNQVVKRNRDRLAHAAALGIPMIGIEPAVTLTYRDEYCEALQTTDLGFEVKLLQEWLCGEAPRLKQILRARGHAGTSDGRFELLQHCIERTSARGSRQQWQSIFEAFGLELELPALGCCGMCGVYGHEAEHYEYSRGIFSAGWARHLPRESHTRRRMLATGHSCRNQVKRFAGFAPRHPCEVLLERLRSRPDAARSVSRGS